The Microbulbifer sp. YPW1 genome contains a region encoding:
- a CDS encoding DUF1365 domain-containing protein, which produces MRSGLYTGWIQHRRIQPREHSFRYRGFMVYAFLDELPMLFAQTRLWSDKPGAPARFCRGDFYGDPSVPLEQAVRARVYEESGVRPEGPIALLANWRYFGYNMNPISVYYCFDRAGQAVEYLLVDVHNTPWNERHGYVLDVRSQEGVHKTEFRKELHVSPFMPLDQRYLWRSTLPGDRLSIRIQSVQGQERVFDACMTLKREEISGAALRKKLIQFPLHTVKIIISIYWQALKLLVKRIPLFTHPGKKRPL; this is translated from the coding sequence GTGCGCAGTGGACTTTACACTGGCTGGATCCAGCACAGACGCATACAGCCCCGGGAGCACAGCTTCCGCTATCGGGGCTTTATGGTGTATGCGTTTCTCGACGAACTGCCAATGCTCTTTGCGCAAACGCGATTATGGTCTGACAAGCCCGGAGCGCCGGCGCGATTCTGTCGGGGTGACTTCTACGGAGACCCGTCTGTCCCGCTGGAGCAGGCCGTGCGGGCGCGGGTGTATGAAGAGAGTGGTGTGCGCCCTGAAGGTCCCATTGCGCTACTCGCGAACTGGCGCTATTTCGGCTACAACATGAATCCCATCAGCGTGTATTACTGCTTTGATCGTGCCGGTCAGGCGGTGGAATACTTGCTGGTGGATGTGCACAACACGCCCTGGAACGAGCGGCACGGCTACGTATTGGACGTGCGGTCCCAGGAGGGGGTGCATAAGACCGAATTCCGCAAGGAACTGCATGTATCCCCGTTTATGCCGCTGGACCAGCGCTACCTGTGGCGAAGCACGCTGCCCGGTGACAGGCTTTCCATCCGTATCCAATCCGTGCAGGGGCAGGAGCGGGTGTTTGACGCCTGTATGACCCTGAAGCGCGAGGAGATCAGTGGGGCGGCGCTGCGCAAAAAACTGATCCAGTTTCCTCTTCACACCGTAAAAATCATCATCTCAATATACTGGCAGGCACTGAAGCTTCTGGTGAAGCGTATTCCCCTGTTTACCCATCCGGGGAAGAAGCGGCCTTTATAG
- a CDS encoding NAD(P)/FAD-dependent oxidoreductase: MKIAIVGSGISGLTAAHLLHEKYDITLFEADDRLGGHTATIDVSEGDRTLAIDTGFIVFNDWTYPNFIKLMNKLGVESQPTDMGFSVSTPQLHEAGKEQGGREFEYAGNSLNSLFAQRRNLLDGGHWRMLKDIVRFNRDAVSDWRDGELSPSMTLGHYLDSNGYSAEFSSRYLVPMGSAIWSASMSRMLDFSVDFFIRFFYNHGLLNIFNRPQWRVIQGGSRSYIEPMVRGFSDRIRLSSPVQKLVRQEEGVILEYRNDLGESRQEVFDQVIFACHSDQALAMLGDADAQEQDILGQIPYEKNSVVLHTDIGLLPRRRSAWASWNYRLQGAHDSLPALTYNMNILQRLDTDKTYCVTLNADHAIDPEKVIGRYEYSHPQFSVDGTHAQSRWSEINGVKRTWFCGAYWANGFHEDGVVSAIRVARGLGVDF; encoded by the coding sequence ATGAAAATCGCCATCGTTGGCAGTGGTATTTCAGGATTGACCGCGGCACATTTGTTACACGAAAAATATGACATCACCCTGTTCGAGGCAGATGACCGCCTCGGCGGGCACACCGCCACTATTGATGTGAGCGAAGGTGACAGGACGCTCGCAATAGATACCGGTTTTATTGTCTTTAACGACTGGACCTACCCGAATTTCATCAAGCTGATGAACAAGCTCGGTGTGGAATCCCAGCCTACGGATATGGGCTTCAGTGTGTCGACACCGCAATTACATGAGGCGGGCAAAGAGCAGGGTGGACGCGAGTTTGAGTATGCGGGTAATAGCCTCAATTCCCTGTTTGCCCAGCGCCGCAATCTTCTGGATGGCGGGCACTGGCGGATGCTCAAGGATATTGTGCGCTTCAACCGCGACGCGGTGAGTGACTGGCGCGATGGTGAATTGAGCCCGTCGATGACCCTGGGTCACTATCTTGATAGCAACGGTTATTCGGCTGAATTTTCTTCGCGCTATTTGGTGCCTATGGGATCGGCCATCTGGTCTGCGAGTATGTCCCGGATGCTGGATTTCTCCGTGGATTTCTTTATCCGCTTCTTCTACAACCATGGTTTGCTGAACATATTCAACAGGCCGCAGTGGCGCGTGATTCAGGGGGGATCTCGAAGCTATATCGAGCCAATGGTGCGTGGATTTTCTGACCGTATCCGACTGTCCTCGCCGGTGCAGAAGCTGGTCCGGCAGGAGGAGGGGGTGATCCTGGAATATCGGAACGACCTGGGTGAATCCCGACAGGAGGTGTTTGATCAGGTGATATTTGCCTGTCATTCCGACCAGGCGCTGGCAATGCTTGGCGATGCTGATGCACAAGAGCAGGACATCCTCGGGCAGATTCCCTATGAGAAAAATTCCGTCGTGTTGCACACGGATATCGGCCTGTTGCCCCGTCGCCGCAGCGCTTGGGCAAGCTGGAATTACCGGCTGCAGGGTGCCCACGACAGCCTGCCGGCGCTCACCTACAACATGAATATCCTGCAGCGGTTGGATACAGACAAAACCTACTGCGTCACCCTGAATGCGGACCATGCCATTGACCCGGAAAAAGTCATTGGCCGCTACGAGTACTCCCATCCCCAGTTTTCGGTAGATGGCACCCATGCACAGTCCCGCTGGTCGGAAATTAATGGTGTCAAGCGTACCTGGTTCTGCGGCGCCTACTGGGCCAATGGCTTCCATGAGGACGGGGTGGTAAGTGCGATTCGTGTGGCAAGAGGATTGGGAGTCGATTTCTAG
- a CDS encoding SDR family oxidoreductase produces the protein MPKSVHPADKQTIWITGASSGIGAALVHMLTGEGHFVIISGRNRDALLELQKPAPKLVKVLPCDVGDDASMAEAGALLRDITDQLDLVIACAGTCEYDDDLSLDIASYRRVFDSNFFGVVNTLRVALPLLNNVRAPVFVALGSLSSVVGFPRAEAYGASKAALQYFMDALRADTSNVALRSVLVRPGFIDTPLTRENDFEMPFLMAPDEAARRILSGIRRGKSVIDFPRRMSWPLRLLGFLRPVWFAVCAPRMTRIKKLRRG, from the coding sequence ATGCCTAAAAGTGTTCACCCTGCTGACAAGCAGACTATCTGGATTACCGGTGCAAGTTCGGGTATTGGCGCTGCGCTGGTACACATGCTGACCGGTGAGGGGCATTTTGTAATCATCAGCGGTCGGAATCGCGACGCACTGCTGGAGCTACAGAAGCCGGCTCCCAAATTGGTCAAGGTTTTGCCCTGTGATGTGGGCGATGATGCTTCCATGGCCGAAGCGGGCGCATTGCTGAGAGACATTACGGACCAGCTTGATCTGGTGATTGCCTGTGCCGGCACCTGCGAGTATGACGACGATCTATCCCTGGATATTGCGAGCTACCGCAGGGTGTTCGACAGTAATTTCTTTGGCGTAGTGAATACTCTGCGTGTGGCTTTGCCGCTACTTAACAATGTGCGAGCGCCCGTATTTGTGGCGCTGGGCAGTCTGTCATCGGTGGTGGGGTTTCCGCGTGCTGAGGCCTATGGTGCGTCAAAGGCGGCACTTCAATATTTTATGGATGCGCTGCGCGCGGATACATCAAATGTTGCCCTGCGGTCCGTTTTGGTTCGCCCCGGCTTTATCGATACACCCTTGACCCGAGAAAATGACTTCGAGATGCCATTCCTGATGGCGCCAGACGAGGCGGCCCGTCGGATTCTTTCCGGAATAAGGCGTGGCAAGAGTGTGATCGATTTTCCCCGTCGAATGAGTTGGCCCTTGCGGTTACTGGGTTTTCTGCGGCCCGTGTGGTTTGCTGTGTGTGCGCCTCGTATGACCAGAATTAAAAAATTGAGGAGAGGTTGA
- a CDS encoding nuclear transport factor 2 family protein, with translation MASLVNRIKRLYSDFLAADPGSIAEVYAENVEFSDPVHRIHGLGDMQGYFAGVAKNLQECRFEFDQTLIEGNTLNLWWTMHYRHPRLSGGKLLSLRGASLLRLDLEQDRVLAHEDIYDLGAMVYEQVPLLGSVLRYVKRGIAGGNGAQSQ, from the coding sequence ATGGCATCGCTGGTAAATCGCATTAAAAGGCTGTACTCCGATTTTTTGGCGGCAGATCCCGGCTCAATCGCCGAAGTTTACGCGGAAAATGTGGAGTTCTCTGATCCGGTTCATCGAATTCACGGGCTTGGTGACATGCAGGGGTATTTTGCAGGTGTCGCCAAGAACCTGCAGGAGTGCAGGTTCGAATTCGATCAAACCCTGATCGAAGGCAATACCCTGAATCTCTGGTGGACCATGCATTATCGCCATCCCCGCCTGAGTGGCGGCAAGCTGCTGAGCCTGAGGGGCGCATCCTTGTTGCGCCTGGACCTGGAGCAGGATCGCGTGCTGGCACACGAAGATATCTATGATCTCGGCGCCATGGTGTACGAGCAGGTGCCACTACTGGGATCGGTGCTGCGCTACGTGAAGCGGGGCATCGCCGGCGGTAATGGAGCGCAAAGCCAATGA
- a CDS encoding sigma-70 family RNA polymerase sigma factor, which translates to MSQTIVQASDQARNDEWSKLLIRVGRHRDRAAFEQLYCHFSPLIKGFQFSRGGQSSASEAADELVQEVMFKVWRKAPSFNPDKAAASTWIYTIMRNCRIDALRRHGRQPDTDESLNVEDIWDDSQDDQPLIYLQQSRSESAVADGLQSLPPEQSHVIEKAYIEGKSHSEISEELGLPLGTVKSRVRLALKKLQSTIVR; encoded by the coding sequence GTGAGTCAAACAATAGTGCAGGCTTCTGATCAGGCCAGAAATGACGAGTGGAGCAAACTGCTGATCCGCGTTGGGCGACATCGAGATCGCGCAGCGTTCGAGCAGCTGTATTGCCATTTCTCTCCCTTGATAAAAGGGTTCCAGTTCAGTCGCGGAGGGCAGAGTTCAGCGTCGGAAGCGGCGGACGAACTTGTGCAGGAGGTGATGTTCAAGGTGTGGCGTAAGGCACCGAGCTTCAATCCCGACAAGGCCGCTGCGAGCACATGGATATACACCATCATGCGCAACTGTCGCATCGACGCGTTGCGTCGCCATGGCCGGCAGCCAGATACCGATGAAAGCCTGAACGTAGAGGATATTTGGGATGACAGCCAGGACGACCAGCCCCTGATCTACCTGCAGCAGTCACGCAGTGAAAGCGCAGTAGCAGACGGCTTGCAGAGCCTCCCGCCGGAGCAGAGCCATGTGATTGAGAAAGCCTATATAGAGGGCAAATCACACAGTGAGATCTCCGAGGAACTGGGTCTCCCCCTGGGCACTGTAAAGTCGCGAGTACGACTGGCCCTCAAGAAACTACAAAGCACCATTGTCAGGTAG
- a CDS encoding ChrR family anti-sigma-E factor: MIHHHPDNNMLLEYASGSLNWAHSIVVAAHLQLCPKCAADLKLLNGIGGNLLATSAPVPASAPDQEKQSFEQLMRRIDSDNQSSEPSEAPKEKAPRPALPRKLAKDPVFASVPPVVGKLLGQNSALRWRRLSKGLKEARLKTGQCQHEVAFHRIAPGNKVAEHDHRGTEITMVLYGSFSDADGIYSPGDFLVREPGETHRPTATQDHECLCLSVVEAPVALTGLMGKLVNPFLSFRPQ; encoded by the coding sequence ATGATTCATCACCATCCAGACAACAACATGCTCCTGGAATACGCCAGCGGAAGCCTGAACTGGGCCCACAGTATCGTGGTAGCGGCCCACCTGCAGCTGTGCCCGAAATGCGCAGCCGATCTCAAGCTTCTCAATGGTATCGGCGGCAATTTGCTGGCAACCAGTGCGCCCGTGCCTGCCAGCGCCCCGGATCAGGAAAAACAATCTTTCGAGCAGCTGATGCGCCGGATCGACTCCGATAACCAGTCGTCCGAGCCGTCAGAAGCACCCAAGGAAAAGGCACCGAGACCCGCCCTGCCCCGCAAACTGGCAAAAGATCCGGTGTTCGCATCTGTTCCCCCGGTAGTCGGAAAGTTGCTCGGGCAAAACTCAGCATTGCGCTGGCGTCGCCTCTCCAAGGGGTTGAAGGAAGCGCGCTTGAAAACCGGACAATGCCAGCACGAAGTCGCCTTCCACCGTATCGCGCCGGGTAATAAGGTGGCCGAGCACGATCACCGCGGCACGGAGATCACTATGGTGCTTTACGGCAGCTTTTCTGATGCCGATGGCATTTATTCTCCCGGGGACTTCCTGGTACGCGAGCCGGGCGAAACCCATCGCCCCACCGCCACCCAGGATCACGAATGCCTGTGCCTGTCCGTGGTAGAGGCACCGGTGGCACTGACCGGGCTGATGGGAAAACTGGTCAACCCGTTTCTCTCTTTCCGGCCGCAGTAG